The following proteins come from a genomic window of Deltaproteobacteria bacterium:
- the rodA gene encoding rod shape-determining protein RodA, with translation MKFDRRLIINFDWTLLFIVLSVSIIGILNIYSSGFSLPEPRLKTLYIKQLQWMGISLFFMALAFCIDYRVIVRQAYLIYFVSLLLLILVFIISDATRGSQRWIALGGFSLQPSELMKVAVVLALAKYFDSHKTEKEYSLKELLLPFLIAFIPFLLVLKQPDLGTGIILIILFLGIIFMAGIKWKSMALAAGCGLVLIPLGWHFLKDYQKERIMTFLNPEQDPLGTGYHIIQSIIAVGSGGLWGKGFLKGTQTQLKFLPEQHTDFIFSVYAEEWGFAGAMLLIIVFFTLILWGLKIAFQAKDLTGMLISIGVTMMIFGQVFINIGMVLGILPVVGIPLPFMSYGGSSLVVFMFGIGLLLNVRMRRFVLQA, from the coding sequence ATGAAGTTTGACCGTCGTCTGATAATAAATTTTGACTGGACACTGCTTTTTATAGTCCTCAGCGTCTCGATTATCGGCATCCTTAATATCTACAGCTCCGGATTCAGCCTGCCCGAGCCACGGCTGAAAACCCTTTACATCAAGCAGTTGCAGTGGATGGGAATCAGTCTTTTTTTCATGGCCTTAGCCTTCTGCATTGATTATCGCGTCATCGTTCGGCAGGCATACCTGATTTACTTTGTTTCCCTCCTGCTACTGATTCTCGTCTTTATTATCAGCGATGCCACGCGTGGTTCGCAGCGATGGATTGCCCTGGGTGGTTTTTCCCTGCAGCCCTCAGAATTGATGAAAGTTGCAGTTGTTTTAGCGCTGGCAAAGTATTTTGACAGCCATAAAACAGAAAAAGAATACTCATTAAAGGAGCTGTTACTGCCTTTCCTGATTGCATTCATCCCCTTCCTGCTGGTACTCAAGCAGCCGGACCTTGGTACGGGCATCATTTTGATCATACTTTTTCTGGGCATTATTTTCATGGCGGGCATAAAATGGAAATCCATGGCCTTGGCTGCCGGCTGCGGTCTGGTTCTTATTCCCCTCGGTTGGCATTTCTTGAAGGATTATCAGAAAGAACGGATAATGACCTTTTTAAATCCCGAACAGGACCCCCTGGGCACCGGCTACCACATCATTCAATCCATTATTGCGGTCGGTTCCGGCGGGTTATGGGGAAAGGGCTTTTTAAAAGGCACCCAGACGCAATTAAAATTCCTGCCCGAACAACATACTGATTTCATTTTTTCCGTATATGCCGAAGAATGGGGCTTCGCCGGTGCGATGTTATTAATAATTGTTTTTTTTACTTTGATTTTATGGGGTCTGAAAATTGCTTTTCAAGCGAAAGATCTGACGGGAATGCTGATTTCCATCGGAGTTACCATGATGATCTTCGGGCAGGTATTTATCAATATCGGCATGGTTCTGGGCATCCTGCCGGTAGTGGGAATCCCCCTGCCGTTTATGAGTTATGGGGGCTCGTCTTTGGTGGTTTTTATGTTTGGCATTGGTTTGTTGCTCAATGTCCGGATGAGACGTTTTGTGCTGCAAGCATGA
- the mrdA gene encoding penicillin-binding protein 2, translated as MILLVVVSLALSLIMIRLLYLQIVRGEEFRQKSENNSVRLRTIRPPRGLIMDANHQVLVENQPSFDIFFAPSRINDIEAVIINLRNLYNERSINFSTDLSQAEKARPFAPVRLDRNVSREKVAIVETNVLDLPGVFVEVTPIRYYHNGPMISHIVGYTGEITEKELEKDSAKDYSSGDMVGKYGMERYLDAYLKGKNGAEQIEVNVFGRKVKGLGLITPESGYNVVLTIDSLLQETAWSAMEGKTGAVLAVDVRDGSVLALVSSPSFDANLFNGGISFASWEKLSNDPVHPMENRAVAGQYPPGSTYKVVLAAAALQEGLITPEKTFTCNGAYEVGNRTFRCWQKDGHHVVNLHRAIVESCDVYFYNLGKMLGVDKIAWYARQFGFGSVTGVDLPREKSGLVPTKEWKLSRLGEPWHLGETISVAIGQGYNLVTPIQLVNAYAALANGGTLFRPHVIKRIETADGKVFKEFGPEKINTLPVSKENLALLNYALWGVVNERGGTGYVLKRPEEDLCGKTGTAQVIGLPQDEKARRAKKVAYEYRDHALFVCFGPYKNPEIAVAVIMENAGHGGSAAAPVARKILDAYFSRKAKESGGGSKK; from the coding sequence AATAACAGCGTGCGTCTGCGCACGATAAGACCCCCCCGGGGTTTGATTATGGATGCCAACCATCAGGTATTGGTTGAGAATCAACCTTCGTTTGACATCTTCTTTGCCCCCAGCCGTATCAACGATATAGAGGCGGTCATTATTAATTTAAGAAATCTTTATAACGAAAGATCCATCAACTTTTCAACAGACTTGTCGCAGGCGGAAAAGGCCAGACCTTTTGCTCCCGTCAGATTGGACAGGAATGTCAGCCGGGAAAAAGTAGCGATTGTGGAAACCAATGTGCTTGACCTGCCGGGCGTGTTTGTGGAAGTGACCCCGATCAGGTATTATCATAATGGTCCCATGATTTCGCATATTGTGGGCTATACTGGTGAAATTACCGAGAAAGAATTGGAAAAGGATTCTGCGAAGGATTATAGCTCGGGAGATATGGTCGGTAAGTATGGCATGGAAAGATATTTAGATGCCTACCTGAAGGGAAAGAACGGTGCCGAGCAGATAGAGGTTAATGTTTTTGGCAGAAAAGTTAAAGGGCTCGGCCTGATAACGCCTGAGTCAGGGTATAATGTTGTGCTTACCATAGATTCCTTGCTGCAAGAAACGGCCTGGAGCGCTATGGAAGGTAAAACCGGTGCGGTTCTGGCTGTGGATGTGCGTGATGGTTCTGTTCTGGCATTAGTGAGTTCGCCCTCTTTTGACGCCAATTTGTTTAATGGCGGTATTTCCTTTGCGAGTTGGGAGAAACTCTCCAACGATCCCGTGCATCCGATGGAAAACAGGGCTGTTGCCGGTCAATACCCTCCCGGATCTACGTACAAGGTGGTTCTTGCCGCTGCGGCCCTGCAGGAGGGTTTAATTACACCTGAGAAGACGTTTACCTGTAATGGCGCCTATGAAGTGGGAAACCGTACCTTCCGGTGCTGGCAAAAGGATGGTCATCACGTCGTCAATCTCCACCGTGCTATCGTGGAATCCTGTGATGTCTATTTTTATAATCTGGGCAAGATGCTTGGTGTAGACAAGATTGCCTGGTATGCTCGGCAGTTCGGTTTCGGCTCTGTTACAGGAGTTGATTTGCCCCGTGAAAAAAGCGGTTTGGTGCCGACGAAAGAATGGAAATTATCACGGTTGGGTGAACCATGGCATTTGGGAGAAACGATTTCCGTCGCCATTGGACAGGGATATAACTTAGTCACACCTATACAATTAGTTAACGCCTATGCTGCCCTGGCCAATGGCGGCACGTTGTTTCGTCCTCATGTAATCAAGAGAATTGAGACCGCCGATGGTAAGGTTTTTAAAGAATTTGGTCCGGAAAAAATCAATACGTTACCGGTTAGCAAGGAGAATCTGGCCTTGTTGAATTACGCACTCTGGGGCGTTGTCAACGAACGCGGGGGCACCGGTTATGTGTTAAAGAGGCCTGAAGAGGACTTATGCGGCAAAACCGGAACTGCACAGGTCATTGGCTTGCCTCAAGATGAAAAAGCACGGCGGGCAAAGAAAGTCGCCTATGAATACAGAGATCATGCCCTGTTTGTCTGTTTTGGACCGTACAAGAATCCGGAGATCGCCGTGGCTGTTATCATGGAAAATGCCGGTCATGGAGGTTCGGCTGCCGCACCAGTGGCCAGAAAAATCCTGGATGCCTATTTTTCCCGCAAGGCTAAAGAATCTGGAGGCGGCAGTAAAAAATGA